One window of Alosa sapidissima isolate fAloSap1 chromosome 21, fAloSap1.pri, whole genome shotgun sequence genomic DNA carries:
- the LOC121696272 gene encoding mucin-2-like has protein sequence MNIRRLVCYVVFSLAQMTTMVPKTAAPTATILPITAAMEITMNVPVTTTTETPTRTPTTVEPTTATPKVATTGVPITTEINPTTEAASQTTTVMPTTTPISTTTMANTTPVKTVRTTTAPHVEPITSTINVGAPTTIHTMLTSMAEATRTSMANTPPVTTTKVAITKCVCTKITIIVIDAHTTTKTSPTTMSMTTLTPMSTTTTIANTKPTTTRVTESTTIEPPVSKTKVTILSTTASITLNLTPAASQTAATMPTTTPNIPSTTMKNILCTTTTSTVEPRETTTRETISGEPTTIKVTTTGAHMTTKTKPTTVLEPAMATDTTKSASTTTLANTKASTTTKTTTMETSTSASTETKTTTVTLETTGTTMANTMPVTTTDVKPRTALTTTTVEPTVITANVTTTGEPTATNNTVTTVVASPTTTTTNMPVTTANPMSATAMVKTTPESTRTTAASTVESRTTTGKVTTTSAATATTMASTTTGETARTITTSTVEPTETITRGTISGEPTTIKTTTSTTIESSETTMPSTISAFTSTTITMPTTTPNHTSTTMENTASITTSTKVEPTTIAMVTTTGAHMTTKPTPTPVYELTTTAMATNTTKSASITLANTKASTTTKTTTMETSTSASTETKNTTVTLETTGTTMANTMPVTTTDVKPRTALTTTTVEPTVITANVTTTGEPTATNNTVTTVVASPTTTTTNMPVTTANPMSATAMVKTTPVSTRTTAASTVESRTTTGKVTTTSAATATTMASTTTGETARTITTSTVEPTETITRGTISGEPATIKTTTSTTIESSETTMPSTISAFTSTTITMPTTTPNHTSTTMENTASITTSTKVEPTTIAMVTTTGAHMTTKPTPTAVYEPTTTAMATNTTKSASTTLANTKASTTTKTTTMETSTSASTETKNTTITLETTGTTMANTMPVTTTDVKPRTALTTTTVEPTVITANVTTTGEPTATNNTVTTVVASPTTTTTNMPVTTANPMSATAMVKTTPESTRTTAASTVESRTTTGKVTTTSAATATTMASTTTGETARTITTSTVEPTETITRGTISGEPTTIKTTTSTTIESSETTMPSTISAFTSTTITMPTTRPNHTSTTMENTASITTSTKVEPTTIAMVTTTGAHMTTKPTPTPVSEPTTTAMATNTTKSASTTLANTKASTTTKTTTMETSTSASTETKNTTVTLETTGTTMTNTMPVTTTDVKPRTALTTTTVEPTVITANVTTTGEPTATNNTVTTVVASPTTTTTNMPVTTANPMSATAMVKTTPVSTRTTAASTVESRTTTGKVTTTSAATATTMASTTTGETARTITTSTVEPTETITRGTISGEPATIKTTTSTTIESSETTMPSTISAFTSTTITMPTTTPNHTSTTMENTASITTSTKVEPTTIAMVTTTGAHMTTKPTPTAVYEPTTTAMATNTTKSASTTLANTKASTTTKTTTMETSTSASTETKNTTITLETTGTTMANTMPVTTTDVKPRTALTTTTVEPTVITANVTTTGEPTATNNTVTTVVASPTTTTTNMPVTTANPMSATAMVKTTPVSPRTTAASTVESRTTTGKVTTTSAATATTMASTTTGETARTITTSTVEPTETITRGTISGEPTTIKTTTSTTIESSETTMPSTISAFTSTTITMPTTRPNHTSTTMENTASITTSTKVEPTTIAMVTTTGAHMTTKPTPTAVYEPTTTAMATNTTKSASTTLANTKASTTKTTTMETSTSASTETKNTTITLETTGTTMANTMPVTTTDVKPRTALTTTTVEPTVITANVTTTGEPTATNNTVTTVVASPTTTTTNMPVTTANPMSATAMVKTTPESTRTTAASTVESRTTTGKVTTTSAATATTMASTTTGETARTITTSTVEPTETITRGTISGEPTTIKTTTSTTIESSETTMPSTISAFTSTTITMPTTTPNHTSTTMENTASITTSTKVEPTTIAMVTTTGAHMTTKPTPTPVSEPTTTAMATNTTKSASTTLANTKASTTTKTTTMETSTSASTETKNTTVTLETTGTTMTNTMPVTTTDVKPRTALTTTTVEPTVITANVTTTGEPTATNNTVTTVVASPTTTTTNMPVTTANPMSATAMVKTTPVSTRTTAASTVESRTTTGKVTTTSAATETTMASTTTGETARTITTSTVEPTETITRGTISGEPTTIKTTTSTTIESSETTMPSTISAFTSTTITVPTTTPNHTSTTMENTASITTSTKVEPTTIAMVTTTGAHMTTKPTPTPVYEPTTTAMANNTTKSASTTLANTKASTTTKTTTMETSTSASTETKNTTVTLETTGTTMTNTMPVTTTDVKPRTALTTTTVEPTVITANVTTTGEPTATNNTVTTVVASPTTTTTNMPVTTANPMSATAMVKTTPVSTRTTAASTVESRTTTGKVTTTSAATETTMASTTTGETARTITTSTVEPTETITRGTISGEPTTIKTTTSTTIESSETTMPSTISAFTSTTITVPTTTPNHTSTTMENTASITTSTKVEPTTIAMVTTTGAHMTTKPTPTPVYEPTTTAMANNTTKSASTTLANTKASTTTKTTTMETSTSASTETKNTTVTLETTGTTMTNTMPVTTTDVKPRTALTTTTVEPTVITANVTTTGEPTATNNTVTTVVASPTTTTTNMPVTTANPMSATAMVKTTPVSTRTTAASTVESRTTTGKVTTTSAATETTMASTTTGETARTITTSTVEPTETITRGTISGEPTTIKTTTSTTIESSETTMPSTISAFTSTTITVPTTTPNHTSTTMKNTASITTSTKVEPTTIVMVTTTGAHMTTKPTPTPVYEPTTTAMANNTTKSASTTLANTKASTTTKTTTMETSTSASTETKNTTVTLETTGTTMTNTMPVTTTDVKPRTALTTTTVEPTVITANITTTGEPTATNNTVTTVVASPTTTTTNMPVTTANPMSATAMVKTTPVSTRTTAASTVESRTTTGKVTTTSAATETTMASTTTGETARTITTSTVEPTETITRGTISGEPTTIKTTTSTTIESSETTMPSTISAFTSTTITVPTTTPNHTSTTMENTASITTSTKVEPTTIAMVTTTGAHMTTKPTPTPVYEPTITAMANNTTKSASTTLANTKASTTTKTTTMETSTSASTETKNTTVTLETTGTTMTNTMPVTTTDVKPRTALTTTTVEPTVITANITTTGEPTATNNTVITVVAYTTTTTNMPVTTANPMSATTMVKTTPVSTRTTAASTVESRTTTGKVTTTSAATATTMASTTTGETARTITTSTVEPTETITRGTISGEPTTIKTTTSTTIEPSVTIMPSTISAPTSTRTTMPTATPNHTSTTMKNTASIKTSTKVEPTNQQANRPTGAHMTTKPTTTVLEPTTKASTTTKTTTKETITSAPTTITTATTSAGALGTSATLLRFMLPIIPLLLWPGI, from the exons ATGAACATCAGAAGGCTTGTGTGCTATGTGGTTTTCTCGCTGGCTCAG ATGACCACCATGGTGCCAAAAACAGCCGCACCTACAGCAACAATTCTACCCATAACAGCTGCCATGGAGATCACTATGAATGTCCCTGTGACAACCACCACGGAAACACCAACAAGAACACCCACTACAGTTGAACCCACAACAGCAACACCGAAGGTAGCCACTACAGGTGTACCTATCACAACTGAAATTAACCCAACTACTGAAGCTGCATCTCAAACAACAACAGTCATGCCAACCACCACACCTATATCAACAACAACCATGGCAAATACTACACCTGTAAAAACAGTAAGAACCACAACAGCCCCACATGTTGAGCCCATAACATCAACAATCAATGTAGGTGCACCTACGACAATACACACCATGTTAACCTCTATGGCTGAAGCTACAAGGACAAGCATGGCAAACACACCGCCTGTGACAACAACAAAAGTAGCAATTACGAAATGTGTATGCACAAAAATAACAATCATTGTAATAGATGCacatacaacaacaaaaacctCTCCAACTACCATGTCAATGACCACGCTCACACCTATGTCTACAACAACAACCATCGCAAATACCAAGCCTACCACAACAAGAGTCACAGAATCTACCACAATTGAACCACCAGTAAGTAAAACCAAGGTAACCATCCTAAGTACAACAGCATCAATAACACTCAACCTGACCCCTGCTGCATCTCAAACTGCCGCAACCATGCCAACAACCACACCTAATATTCCATCAACAACCATGAAAAACATTCTATGCACCACAACAACTTCCACTGTTGAACCCAGAGAAACAACAACTAGAGAAACCATCTCAGGTGAACCTACAACAATCAAGGTAACGACAACAGGTGCACATATGACAACCAAAACCAAACCAACCACTGTGCTTGAACCGGCAATGGCTACTGACACAACAAAATCTGCATCAACAACAACCTTGGCAAACACAAAAGCTTCTACAACAACTAAAACAACAACCATGGAAACCAGCACAAGTGCATCTACGGAAACAAAAACCACCACAGTCACCTTGGAAACCACAGGAACAACAATGGCAAACACCATGCCTGTCACAACCACAGATGTTAAACCTAGAACAGCCCTAACAACCACCACAGTTGAACCCACGGTAATAACAGCCAACGTAACCACTACAGGTGaacctacagcaacaaacaATACTGTGACCACTGTAGTTGCAtctccaacaacaacaacaacaaacatgccAGTCACCACAGCCAACCCAATGTCAGCAACTGCCATGGTTAAAACCACACCTGAGTCAACAAGAACCACAGCAGCCAGTACAGTTGAATCCAGAACCACAACAGGCAAGGTAACTACCACAAGTGcagctacagcaacaaccaTGGCAAGTACTACAACTGGGGAAACTGCAAGAACCATCACAACTTCCACTGTTGAACCCACAGAAACAATAACTAGAGGAACAATCTCAGGTGAACCTACAACAATCAAAACCACCACAAGCACTACTATTGAATCTTCAGAAACCACCATGCCGTCCACCATTAGTGCATTTACATCAACAACAATAACCATGCCAACAACCACACCTAATCATACGTCAACAACCATGGAAAACACTGCATCCATCACAACAAGCACTAAAGTTGAACCCACAACAATAGCCATGGTAACGACAACAGGTGCACATATGACAACTAAACCCACACCAACTCCTGTGTATGAACTTACAACAACAGCAATGGCAACCAACACAACAAAATCTGCATCAATAACCTTGGCAAACACGAAAGCTTCTACAACAACTAAAACAACAACCATGGAAACCAGCACAAGTGCATCTACGGAAACAAAAAACACCACAGTCACCTTGGAAACCACAGGAACAACAATGGCAAACACCATGCCTGTCACAACCACAGATGTTAAACCTAGAACAGCCCTAACAACCACCACAGTTGAACCCACGGTAATAACAGCCAACGTAACCACTACAGGTGaacctacagcaacaaacaATACTGTGACCACTGTAGTTGCAtctccaacaacaacaacaacaaacatgccAGTCACCACAGCCAACCCAATGTCAGCAACTGCCATGGTTAAAACCACACCTGTGTCAACAAGAACCACAGCAGCCAGTACAGTTGAATCCAGAACCACAACAGGCAAGGTAACTACCACAAGTGcagctacagcaacaaccaTGGCAAGTACTACAACTGGAGAAACTGCAAGAACCATCACAACTTCCACTGTTGAACCCACAGAAACAATAACTAGAGGAACAATCTCAGGTGAACCTGCAACAATCAAAACCACCACAAGCACTACTATTGAATCTTCAGAAACCACCATGCCGTCCACCATTAGTGCATTTACATCAACAACAATAACCATGCCAACAACCACACCTAATCATACGTCAACAACCATGGAAAACACTGCATCCATCACAACAAGCACTAAAGTTGAACCCACAACAATAGCCATGGTAACGACAACAGGTGCACATATGACAACTAAACCCACACCAACTGCTGTGTATGAACCTACAACAACAGCAATGGCAACCAACACAACAAAATCTGCATCAACAACCTTGGCAAACACGAAAGCTTCTACAACAACTAAAACAACAACCATGGAAACCAGCACAAGTGCATCTACGGAAACAAAAAACACCACAATCACCTTGGAAACCACAGGAACAACAATGGCAAACACCATGCCTGTCACAACCACAGATGTTAAACCTAGAACAGCCCTAACAACCACCACAGTTGAACCCACGGTAATAACAGCCAACGTAACCACTACAGGTGaacctacagcaacaaacaATACTGTGACCACTGTAGTTGCAtctccaacaacaacaacaacaaacatgccAGTCACCACAGCCAACCCAATGTCAGCAACTGCCATGGTTAAAACCACACCTGAGTCAACAAGAACCACAGCAGCCAGTACAGTTGAATCCAGAACCACAACAGGCAAGGTAACTACCACAAGTGCAGCTACGGCAACAACCATGGCAAGTACTACAACTGGGGAAACTGCAAGAACCATCACAACTTCCACTGTTGAACCCACAGAAACAATAACTAGAGGAACAATCTCAGGTGAACCTACAACAATCAAAACCACCACAAGCACTACTATTGAATCTTCAGAAACCACCATGCCGTCCACCATTAGTGCATTTACATCAACAACAATAACCATGCCAACAACCAGACCTAATCATACGTCAACAACCATGGAAAACACTGCATCCATCACAACAAGCACTAAAGTTGAACCCACAACAATAGCCATGGTAACGACAACAGGTGCACATATGACAACTAAACCCACACCAACCCCTGTGTCTGAACCTACAACAACAGCAATGGCAACCAACACAACAAAATCTGCATCAACAACCTTGGCAAACACAAAAGCTTCTACAACAACTAAAACAACAACCATGGAAACCAGCACAAGTGCATCTACGGAAACAAAAAACACCACAGTCACCTTGGAAACCACAGGAACAACAATGACAAACACCATGCCTGTCACAACCACAGATGTTAAACCTAGAACAGCCCTAACAACCACCACAGTTGAACCCACGGTAATAACAGCCAACGTAACCACTACAGGTGaacctacagcaacaaacaATACTGTGACCACTGTAGTTGCAtctccaacaacaacaacaacaaacatgccAGTCACCACAGCCAACCCAATGTCAGCAACTGCCATGGTTAAAACCACACCTGTGTCAACAAGAACCACAGCAGCCAGTACAGTTGAATCCAGAACCACAACAGGCAAGGTAACTACCACAAGTGcagctacagcaacaaccaTGGCAAGTACTACAACTGGAGAAACTGCAAGAACCATCACAACTTCCACTGTTGAACCCACAGAAACAATAACTAGAGGAACAATCTCAGGTGAACCTGCAACAATCAAAACCACCACAAGCACTACTATTGAATCTTCAGAAACCACCATGCCGTCCACCATTAGTGCATTTACATCAACAACAATAACCATGCCAACAACCACACCTAATCATACGTCAACAACCATGGAAAACACTGCATCCATCACAACAAGCACTAAAGTTGAACCCACAACAATAGCCATGGTAACGACAACAGGTGCACATATGACAACTAAACCCACACCAACTGCTGTGTATGAACCTACAACAACAGCAATGGCAACCAACACAACAAAATCTGCATCAACAACCTTGGCAAACACGAAAGCTTCTACAACAACTAAAACAACAACCATGGAAACCAGCACAAGTGCATCTACGGAAACAAAAAACACCACAATCACCTTGGAAACCACAGGAACAACAATGGCAAACACCATGCCTGTCACAACCACAGATGTTAAACCTAGAACAGCCCTAACAACCACCACAGTTGAACCCACGGTAATAACAGCCAACGTAACCACTACAGGTGaacctacagcaacaaacaATACTGTGACCACTGTAGTTGCAtctccaacaacaacaacaacaaacatgccAGTCACCACAGCCAACCCAATGTCAGCAACTGCCATGGTTAAAACCACACCTGTGTCACCAAGAACCACAGCAGCCAGTACAGTTGAATCCAGAACCACAACAGGCAAGGTAACTACCACAAGTGcagctacagcaacaaccaTGGCAAGTACTACAACTGGGGAAACTGCAAGAACCATCACAACTTCCACTGTTGAACCCACAGAAACAATAACTAGAGGAACAATCTCAGGTGAACCTACAACAATCAAAACCACCACAAGCACTACTATTGAATCTTCAGAAACCACCATGCCGTCCACCATTAGTGCATTTACATCAACAACAATAACCATGCCAACAACCAGACCTAATCATACGTCAACAACCATGGAAAACACTGCATCCATCACAACAAGCACTAAAGTTGAACCCACAACAATAGCCATGGTAACGACAACAGGTGCACATATGACAACTAAACCCACACCAACTGCTGTGTATGAACCTACAACAACAGCAATGGCAACCAACACAACAAAATCTGCATCAACAACCTTGGCAAACACGAAAGCTTCTACAACTAAAACAACAACCATGGAAACCAGCACAAGTGCATCTACGGAAACAAAAAACACCACAATCACCTTGGAAACCACAGGAACAACAATGGCAAACACCATGCCTGTCACAACCACAGATGTTAAACCTAGAACAGCCCTAACAACCACCACAGTTGAACCCACGGTAATAACAGCCAACGTAACCACTACAGGTGaacctacagcaacaaacaATACTGTGACCACTGTAGTTGCAtctccaacaacaacaacaacaaacatgccAGTCACCACAGCCAACCCAATGTCAGCAACTGCCATGGTTAAAACCACACCTGAGTCAACAAGAACCACAGCAGCCAGTACAGTTGAATCCAGAACCACAACAGGCAAGGTAACTACCACAAGTGCAGCTACGGCAACAACCATGGCAAGTACTACAACTGGGGAAACTGCAAGAACCATCACAACTTCCACTGTTGAACCCACAGAAACAATAACTAGAGGAACAATCTCAGGTGAACCTACAACAATCAAAACCACCACAAGCACTACTATTGAATCTTCAGAAACCACCATGCCGTCCACCATTAGTGCATTTACATCAACAACAATAACCATGCCAACAACCACACCTAATCATACGTCAACAACCATGGAAAACACTGCATCCATCACAACAAGCACTAAAGTTGAACCCACAACAATAGCCATGGTAACGACAACAGGTGCACATATGACAACTAAACCCACACCAACCCCTGTGTCTGAACCTACAACAACAGCAATGGCAACCAACACAACAAAATCTGCATCAACAACCTTGGCAAACACAAAAGCTTCTACAACAACTAAAACAACAACCATGGAAACCAGCACAAGTGCATCTACGGAAACAAAAAACACCACAGTCACCTTGGAAACCACAGGAACAACAATGACAAACACCATGCCTGTCACAACCACAGATGTTAAACCTAGAACAGCCCTAACAACCACCACAGTTGAACCCACGGTAATAACAGCCAACGTAACCACTACAGGTGaacctacagcaacaaacaATACTGTGACCACTGTAGTTGCAtctccaacaacaacaacaacaaacatgccAGTCACCACAGCCAACCCAATGTCAGCAACTGCCATGGTTAAAACCACACCTGTGTCAACAAGAACCACAGCAGCCAGTACAGTTGAATCCAGAACCACAACAGGCAAGGTAACTACCACAAGTGCAGCTACAGAAACAACCATGGCAAGTACTACAACTGGGGAAACTGCAAGAACCATCACAACTTCCACTGTTGAACCCACAGAAACAATAACTAGAGGAACCATCTCAGGTGAACCTACAACAATCAAAACCACCACAAGCACTACTATTGAATCTTCAGAAACCACCATGCCGTCCACCATTAGTGCATTTACATCAACAACAATAACCGTGCCAACAACCACACCTAATCATACGTCAACAACTATGGAAAACACTGCATCCATCACAACAAGCACTAAAGTTGAACCCACAACAATAGCTATGGTAACGACAACAGGTGCACATATGACAACTAAACCCACACCAACCCCTGTGTATGAACCTACAACAACAGCAATggcaaacaacacaacaaaatcTGCATCAACAACCTTGGCAAACACAAAAGCTTCTACAACAACTAAAACAACAACCATGGAAACCAGCACAAGTGCATCTACGGAAACAAAAAACACCACAGTCACCTTGGAAACCACAGGAACAACAATGACAAACACCATGCCTGTCACAACCACAGATGTTAAACCTAGAACAGCCCTAACAACCACCACAGTTGAACCCACGGTAATAACAGCCAACGTAACCACTACAGGTGaacctacagcaacaaacaATACTGTGACCACTGTAGTTGCAtctccaacaacaacaacaacaaacatgccAGTCACCACAGCCAACCCAATGTCAGCAACCGCCATGGTTAAAACCACACCTGTGTCAACAAGAACCACAGCAGCCAGTACAGTTGAATCCAGAACCACAACAGGCAAGGTAACTACCACAAGTGCAGCTACAGAAACAACCATGGCAAGTACTACAACTGGGGAAACTGCAAGAACCATCACAACTTCCACTGTTGAACCCACAGAAACAATAACTAGAGGAACCATCTCAGGTGAACCTACAACAATCAAAACCACCACAAGCACTACTATTGAATCTTCAGAAACCACCATGCCGTCCACCATTAGTGCATTTACATCAACAACAATAACCGTGCCAACAACCACACCTAATCATACGTCAACAACTATGGAAAACACTGCATCCATCACAACAAGCACTAAAGTTGAACCCACAACAATAGCTATGGTAACGACAACAGGTGCACATATGACAACTAAACCCACACCAACCCCTGTGTATGAACCTACAACAACAGCAATggcaaacaacacaacaaaatcTGCATCAACAACCTTGGCAAACACAAAAGCTTCTACAACAACTAAAACAACAACCATGGAAACCAGCACAAGTGCATCTACGGAAACAAAAAACACCACAGTCACCTTGGAAACCACAGGAACAACAATGACAAACACCATGCCTGTCACAACCACAGATGTTAAACCTAGAACAGCCCTAACAACCACCACAGTTGAACCCACGGTAATAACAGCCAACGTAACCACTACAGGTGaacctacagcaacaaacaATACTGTGACCACTGTAGTTGCAtctccaacaacaacaacaacaaacatgccAGTCACCACAGCCAACCCAATGTCAGCAACTGCCATGGTTAAAACCACACCTGTGTCAACAAGAACCACAGCAGCCAGTACAGTTGAATCCAGAACCACAACAGGCAAGGTAACTACCACAAGTGCAGCTACAGAAACAACCATGGCAAGTACTACAACTGGGGAAACTGCAAGAACCATCACAACTTCCACTGTTGAACCCACAGAAACAATAACTAGAGGAACCATCTCAGGTGAACCTACAACAATCAAAACCACCACAAGCACTACTATTGAATCTTCAGAAACCACCATGCCGTCCACCATTAGTGCATTTACATCAACAACAATAACCGTGCCAACAACCACACCTAATCATACGTCAACAACTATGAAAAACACTGCATCCATCACAACAAGCACTAAAGTTGAACCCACAACAATAGTTATGGTAACGACAACAGGTGCACATATGACAACTAAACCCACACCAACCCCTGTGTATGAACCTACAACAACAGCAATggcaaacaacacaacaaaatcTGCATCAACAACCTTGGCAAACACAAAAGCTTCTACAACAACTAAAACAACAACCATGGAAACCAGCACAAGTGCATCTACGGAAACAAAAAACACCACAGTCACCTTGGAAACCACAGGAACAACAATGACAAACACCATGCCTGTCACAACCACAGATGTTAAACCTAGAACAGCCCTAACAACCACCACAGTTGAACCCACGGTAATAACAGCCAACATAACCACTACAGGTGaacctacagcaacaaacaATACTGTGACCACTGTAGTTGCAtctccaacaacaacaacaacaaacatgccAGTCACCACAGCAAACCCAATGTCAGCAACTGCCATGGTTAAAACCACACCTGTGTCAACAAGAACCACAGCAGCCAGTACAGTTGAATCCAGAACCACAACAGGCAAGGTAACTACCACAAGTGCAGCTACAGAAACAACCATGGCAAGTACTACAACTGGGGAAACTGCAAGAACCATCACAACTTCCACTGTTGAACCCACAGAAACAATAACTAGAGGAACCATCTCAGGTGAACCTACAACAATCAAAACCACCACAAGCACTACTATTGAATCTTCAGAAACCACCATGCCGTCCACCATTAGTGCATTTACATCAACAACAATAACCGTGCCAACAACCACACCTAATCATACGTCAACAACTATGGAAAACACTGCATCCATCACAACAAGCACTAAAGTTGAACCCACAACAATAGCCATGGTAACGACAACAGGTGCACATATGACAACTAAACCCACACCAACCCCTGTGTATGAACCTACAATAACAGCAATggcaaacaacacaacaaaatcTGCATCAACAACCTTGGCAAACACAAAAGCTTCTACAACAACTAAAACAACAACCATGGAAACCAGCACAAGTGCATCTACGGAAACAAAAAACACCACAGTCACCTTGGAAACCACAGGAACAACAATGACAAACACCATGCCTGTCACAACCACAGATGTTAAACCTAGAACAGCCCTAACAACCACCACAGTTGAACCCACGGTAATAACAGCCAACATAACCACTACAGGTGaacctacagcaacaaacaATACTGTGATCACTGTAGTTGcatatacaacaacaacaacaaacatgccAGTCACCACAGCCAACCCAATGTCAGCAACCACCATGGTTAAAACCACACCTGTGTCAACAAGAACCACAGCAGCCAGTACAGTTGAATCCAGAACCACAACAGGCAAGGTAACTACCACAAGTGcagctacagcaacaaccaTGGCAAGTACTACAACTGGGGAAACGGCAAGAACCATCACAACTTCCACTGTTGAACCCACAGAAACAATAACTAGAGGAACCATCTCAGGTGAACCTACAACAATCAAAACCACCACAAGCACTACGATTGAACCTTCAGTAACAATCATGCCGTCCACCATTAGTGCACCAACATCAACAAGAACAACCATGCCAACAGCCACACCTAATCATACGTCAACAACCATGAAAAACACTGCATCCATCAAAACAAGCACTAAAGTTGAACCCACCAACCAACAGGCCAACAGACCAACAGGTGCACACATGACAACCAAACCCACCACCACTGTGCTTGAACCTACAACAAAAGCTTCTACAACAACTAAAACAACAACCAAGGAAACCATCACAAGTGCACCAACAACAATCACAACTGCAACCACTTCAGCTGGCGCCTTGGGGACCAGTGCCACCTTGCTACGTTTCATGCTACCCATAATTCCTCTTCTGTTATGGCCAGGGATCTGA